GGGCGTCGGCGTGCCGTCGCCGAAGGCCGTGTTGCCGACGGCGCCGCTCGCGTACAACGCGGCCACGCTGCAAACGACGGGCCTGCCGAACAACATGTGCGTGCTGGCCGGCTTCCCGAGCACGCCGAACAAGACCGCGACGACGCTGTCCTACCCGTTCGGGATGTGGTTCGCCGACGCGAACACGCTGTACGTCGCGGACGAAGGCGACGGCTACACGGGCGGCCAGGACCTGTACACGCATGCGGCCGCGCAGACGGGCGCCGGCCTGCAGAAGTGGGTGTACGACGCGCTCGCGAAGCAGTGGAAGCTCGCGTACACGCTGCAGAACGGGCTGAATCTCGGCACGCCGTACACGGTGGCCGGTTACCCGGCCGGCAGCAACTCGGCGACCGGCCTGCCGTGGGCGCCCGCAACCGACGGCCTGCGCAACCTGACGGGCCGCGTCGAGCCCGACGGCACGGTGACGATCTGGGCGATCACGTCGACCGTCAGCGGCAACGGCGATACCGGCGCGGACCCGAACCGTCTGGTCGCGGTGCGCGACGTGTTGAAGAACACGAGCGCGGCGACGGCCGCGCACGAGCAGTTCGCGGTGCTGCGCACGGCGAAGTTCGCGGAAGTGCTGCGCGGCATCGAGTTCGCGCCGGGTACGTGGGCGGCGCGGTCGCATTGAGGCACGCCATGCCCGCGTGATGCGGGAACGGGGAGCGTGGCCGCCTGTTGCGCGGCGGCGCTCCCCGAACGTTTTCTTTGGCGCGCGCGTTCAATCGGCGCGTTGCGTTTCACCGTCTTTCGGCGCTGCCTGCGGCGTGTCGGCGCTGGACTGCCTGCCCGACGCCGCAACACATCGGCTCACGCCACATCAAAGCGCTTCGACCAGCCGCCGCGTGCTTTTCTCGCAGTATTCGTGACACGCGGCCCGCGCGGCGACGGACGCGCCGTGCACGAACCGCGGCGCATCCGCGCGCCGCGACATCGACACGACGATCGACGGCGGCGACGGCTGCAGCGGCAGCTCGACGACTTCGCCGCTCTCGATCAGTGCATCGACGAACAGCACCGGAATCGCGGCGACGCCGAAGCCGTCGCGCACGAGCTGCACGATCACCGAAATCGACGGCGACCCGGTGATGCGCGTGTCCGACAGCGGCACGCCGTGCGCATGCGCGAGCGTGCGCACGATGTCTTCGAGCGCGCGATGCGGCGCGGTGCCGCGCCCGTAGGTGAGGATCGGCTGGCGCAGCACCTGCCGCGCGAGGCCCGTGCGCGTGTTCGGCAGCAGCCCCGCGCGCGCGATCCAGCGCACCGGGTAGTTCGCGAGCGCATCGCAGACGACCGACGCCTCGTCGCTGCCTTCGACGCGGATGATCAGGTCGAGCTCGCCGGCCATCAGCCGGCGCTGCAGCACGACGCTCACGTCGACGGTCAGATCCACTTCGAGCTGCGGATAATCGGCCGCGAGGCGGCGCAGGTAGTGCGGCAGCCAGCTGTGCACGACCGTCTCGATCACGCCGAGCCGCAGCTTGCCGAGCAGCGCGCTTTCGCCGGACGCGGCGGCCTGCAGCTGCTGCGTGGCTTCCACGACCGCCTTCGCATAACCGAGCAGGTACTCGCCGTTCGGCGTGAGCCGGAATTCGCGGCTGTCGCGATCGACGAGTATCGTCTGCAGTTCGTCCTCGAGCGCCTTCAGGCGCTGCGAGATCGCGGCCGGCGTCGCGTGCAGCGCGGCGGCCGTCGTGCGGAAGTTGCGCAGCTTCGCGAGCGTGACGAAGGTTTCGAGAAAACGCGTGTTCATGGCGGTCGGGCGGACGGTGGATGCGCAGCTTGCCGGTGAGGAAAAGTGAACGGGACCGGGGAAAACCCGGAGATCCGTTAAGAAATTCTATACACGAAGCGCAAAAAAACTCGTTGGCGACAAAATTTTTTCTTTTCTATTCTTCGCCGTATCCGATGACACGACACCGTCATCCCGACCACACTCCGATCTGCCAATGAACACCATGACGCCTTCCGAATTCCGCCAGTCCGTGCGCCACGGCGCGTTTCGCGGCCCGACCGCCGGCCACTGCGGCCCGTTCGCGCAAGCGAATCTCGCGATCCTGCCCGATGCGTACGCGCACGATTTCCTGCGTTTCTGCCAGGCGAACCCGAAAGCGTGCCCGCTGCTCGGCGTCGGCGAACCGGGCGCGTTCCGGATCGACGCGCTCGGCGAGGATCTCGACATCCGCACCGACGTGCCGAGCTACAACCTCTACCGCGACGGCCGCCTGACCGAACGCGTCGAGTCGCTGGAAGCCGTGTGGCGCGACGATTTCGTCGTGTTCGCGATCGGCTGCTCGTTCTCGTTCGAGGACATGCTGGCGCGCGAAGGCATCGCATTGCGCCACGTCGAGGAAGGGCGCAACGTGCCGATGTACCGCACGTCGATCCCGAACCGCCGCGCGGGGATTTTCGGCGGCCAGCTCGTCGTGTCGATGCGGCCGATGCGCGGCGCCGACGCGATCCGCGCGGTGCAGATCACGAGCCGCTTCCCGGGCGTGCACGGCGCACCGATCCATATCGGCCACCCGCAGGAGCTGGGCATCGCCGATCTGAACGCGCCCGAATTCGGCGACGCGGTGACGATCCGCGACGGCGAGCTGCCGGTGTTCTGGGCGTGCGGCGTGACGCCGCAAACCGCGCTGATGGACG
The sequence above is drawn from the Burkholderia stabilis genome and encodes:
- a CDS encoding LysR family transcriptional regulator translates to MNTRFLETFVTLAKLRNFRTTAAALHATPAAISQRLKALEDELQTILVDRDSREFRLTPNGEYLLGYAKAVVEATQQLQAAASGESALLGKLRLGVIETVVHSWLPHYLRRLAADYPQLEVDLTVDVSVVLQRRLMAGELDLIIRVEGSDEASVVCDALANYPVRWIARAGLLPNTRTGLARQVLRQPILTYGRGTAPHRALEDIVRTLAHAHGVPLSDTRITGSPSISVIVQLVRDGFGVAAIPVLFVDALIESGEVVELPLQPSPPSIVVSMSRRADAPRFVHGASVAARAACHEYCEKSTRRLVEAL
- a CDS encoding putative hydro-lyase — its product is MTPSEFRQSVRHGAFRGPTAGHCGPFAQANLAILPDAYAHDFLRFCQANPKACPLLGVGEPGAFRIDALGEDLDIRTDVPSYNLYRDGRLTERVESLEAVWRDDFVVFAIGCSFSFEDMLAREGIALRHVEEGRNVPMYRTSIPNRRAGIFGGQLVVSMRPMRGADAIRAVQITSRFPGVHGAPIHIGHPQELGIADLNAPEFGDAVTIRDGELPVFWACGVTPQTALMDAKLPIAIAHTPGHMLMTDITNASLAVF